The genomic stretch CAACCACCCGCTCAATCCAAACCGTAACCCCCTCCGGGGTGAGGTCTGGCACTGCAACGATCCCAACGCGCCCGGCTTCGGCACCTTCACCTGGGGCGATTACACCTACCAGGAGAAAGTCTACGGCTGCGTCCGCTACCCTCCGGTGCCGAAAGGCCAGAGCTACCCGCCGCCGCTCGCCCCGGGGGGGCCGGACCAGCCCCCGTCCTCCCCGTCCCTGGCTGTTGGAGACACCGCCGTCGTCCGCGCCGATGGCCAGTGTCTCAACGTCCGTCCGGCCCCGGCCGCAAACCCGCCGCTCACCTGCCTCCCCGAGGAGACCCGAGTCACCATCGTCGGCGGACCGCAGGAACTGGACGGCATCACCTGGTGGCAGGTGACGAACGGGCAGGTCACCGGTTGGTCGGCGGGGCAATACCTGGTCAAGGTGCAGCCGCCCCCGGCCGCCGATGCACCCGTCAACCCCGCCGGCCGCATGTGGCCGCCACTCGAGGTTGCGATGCCCTCCCTCTCGGTGCCCGCGGTCGCAGCGGCGTTCGCGCCCGCCGCCTACAGCGAGTGCGCTGACCGAGGTTTCGCCGGCGGCTGTGCCGCCATGGATTTCCCCACCACGATTCCTGAACTGGGCATCACGCCGCACACGGACCCGACCCCGGCGCCTGCCCCACCGCTGGCCGGTGCCTTCCTCGGCGCACCGAAGCTCCAGGTCATCGGCGAGCGAGCGGTGACGCTCCAGGTGACGGCGAGCAGCTCCACGGCGGCGTCACTGACTGTTCGTAATCTCGGGACGGGCATCGGCCCATTCCGGGTGCGCACGTCAGCGGCCTGGCTCGTGGTCCGCCACCCGAACGATCCGCCAGGCCGCGTCGTCGATGGCGGAGTCGCTATCGGAAAAGACCTCCCGGTCGTCGTGTCAACGAGCCCGCGGTCTGTCCAGGCCGGTCTGGACTCCGTGCTCGAAATCCGCATTAATCCGGCTCTCCTCCCACAGGGGGCGACGGGCGGGACGGTCCTCATCGAACCGCTCCTCGGCACGCTTCAGCCGGTCACCATCACGGTGACAGTACAGCGCTCCGGCTCCGCCAGCGGCCCGCCGCAGTTCCCGTTCAGGCGCATCCTGCCGAACGTTACTGCCGAAGGCAGTCCCTGACGCCCGACGGACTCCGGGCAGTCAGTGGGCGTGGGCCTCCTCAAGCGCTTTCTTGTGCTCGGAAATGACACGCTGGGCGATGTTCGCCGGCACCTCGCCGTAGTGGTCGAAGGTAAGCTCAAACACCCCGCGGCCCTGGGTGAGCGACCGGAGGTCGGACGCATACCGCTGCACCTCCGCCAGCGGGACCTCTGCCTCGATCACGCTCATGCCGCCGTCCGGGTTGATGCCATGAATGCGGGCGCGCTTCGTGTTCAGGTCGCCCACGATGTCGCCGGCAAATTCGTCCGGGACATACACCCGAATCAGCATAATCGGCTCGAGGAGAATCGGCCCCGCACCCTGCACGGCCTCCTTCAGTGCCTGGGACGCGGCGAGCTTGAATGACATCTCGTTGGAGTCCACCGGATGGTGCTTGCCGTCGACCAGGGTGACCTGGCAGTCCGTCAGTTCGTAGCCGGCGATGATGCCGCCGGCAGCTGTCTCCATGACGCCCTTTTCGACTGCCGGAATGAACTCCTTCGGCACCGCGCCGCCCACGACCCGTTCGGCAAACCTGATGCCGGAGCCACGCGGCAGCGGCTCAACTTCGAGCAGCACACGGCCGTACTGGCCATGGCCGCCAGTCTGTTTCTTGTGGGTATACTCCGCCGAGGCCTTCTTCGTGACGGTCTCCCGGTAGGGGACGCGCGGCAGCGCCAGTTCAACTTCGACATTGAACTTCCGTTTCAGCCGTTCAACGGTGACTTCGAGGTGGGCGTCGCCCAGGCCTGAGAGGATGAGCTCACCGGTCGCGGGGTCGCGGTCGAGGCGGAGACCGGGGTCCTCTTCGACCATCCGCTGCAGGCTCGGTCCGAGCTTATCGACCGCGGCCTTGCCGACCGGCCGGACGGCCATGCTGAATACCGGTGCGGGGAACTGCATCGGGGGAAGCGTGACCGGCCGCTCCCGGCTGCCGAGCGTGTCGCCGGTCCCCGTATGCGCAAGCTTGGCGACGACGCCAATATCGCCGGCGACAATCTCTTGCACCGGGACCTGTTCCTTGCCGCGCTGCATGTACAGCGTTCCGAGCCGCTCATCGGCCTGCCGATTCGCGTTCCACAGGTGGGAATCGGCGGTCACCCGCCCCGAAAAGACGCGCAGGTAGCTCAGCCGGCCCACGAACGGATCCGCCGCTGTCTTGAATACCAGCGCGACCGGCGGCGCCGAGGGGTCGGCCGTGACCTTGATGCCGCCGGCCTCGATCGGGTCACGGTCGGCGGGCGATGGGCCGCTGAATGCGATGGTGTGGAGCAGCTGCCGCACACCGATGAGTTTCGTTGCCGAGACACAGACCACCGGAAAGATCAGGTTGTGGTCCAGGCCGCCGTGGAGCACCCGGCGAAGTTCGTCCTCCGAGAGCTCCTCATCGGCAAAGTACTTGGTCATCAGCTCTTCGTCGGTTTCGACGATGCCCTCGATCAGCTGCGCCCGGAGCCGCTCCGCTTCCTCGCGCAGCTCATCCGGCACGTCAACTTCGTCGGCCTGCTCGTTCACGTAGCCCTTCATGTGGAGGAGGTCCACGACGCCCCTGAACGAATCGTGCGCCCCGATGGGGAGCTGGAGCGGCATCACACGGTGCCCCCATCGCTGCTGGAGTGCCGCGAGGACGTGTGCAAAGTTTGCGTTCTCCCGGTCCATCCGGTTGATGACAATGAGGCGCGGCAGCCCCAGCTTCTCGGCGATGCTCCACACCCTGTCGGTTCCAACCTCCGGGCCCGCCACCGCGTCAACTACCACCACCGCCAGGTCCGCGGCATGTGCCCCGCAAATGACCTCCGTCACGAAATCGGCGTACCCGGGGGTATCGATGATGTTGATTTTGCGGCCCTCCCACTCGAGCGGCGCCAGCGCAAGGTTCAGGCTGAACTTCCGTCGGTGCTCATCGTCGTCGTAGTCGGTGACCGTATTCTGGTCCTGGACGGAGCCGAGCCGGGTGATGGCGCCGCTCTCATAGAGCGCTGCTTCGGCAAGGCTCGTCTTGCCGACGCTCCCGTGGCCCACCAGGACCACATTACGGATGGCTTCGGTGGGATACACCTTCATCGACGTGAACCTCCTCCGGCCCGCGAAGTGGCCCGTAGTCTACGCACCGCCGATCCGCCCCTCAATGCGCGATGCGGCAGCAGGTGTCGTCCGCGGGGAAGAAGCTGGTTAACGTCGCGCCTCTCAATTCCGCCCGGTAGACTGGGCGATGCCATCAGTACGGATGTTCGAACCATGACAACCTATGTGGCGCTCGACCTCGAAACCACCGGCCTCGAGCCCGAGCGCGACCGCATCATCGAGGTGGGCGCCGTGCGGTTCACGGCCGGCGGCGTCGAAGCCGAGTTCAGCACCCTCGTCAATCCCGGCCGGCGGCTCACGCCGTTCATCGAGCGCCTGACCGGCATCTCGAACGCCCTCGTCGCGTCCGCGCCGCCGCTCGACCAGGTCCGCGACGACCTCGTGCGGTTCCTCGATGGCGCCGTGATTATTGGACATAATATTGAATTTGACCTCGAGTTCCTTCGCAACTCGGGCGTGCTGCAGCACGCTGATGCCATCGACACCGCGGAGTTTGCCCGCCTCCTCCTGCCCGACCTGAAGAACTTTACCCTTGGCGAGGTAGCTGCAGCCCTGGGCCTTCCGGTGACCGACCAGCACCGCGCGCTGGCCGATGCCCGCCTGGCGGCCAGGGTCTTCCTCGAGCTCAGCAAGCTCGCCGAACGCCTCGACCCGGCCCGGCGCGCGCAGCTTGGCCGGCTGGTGCTCACCGATGCGCCGGCGCTCGGGCGCACCCTTGGCGGCGCCGAGGCATCGCCGGCACCCCGCAGTGGGCTGCCGGCGCCTCCGCCATTCCGTCCCGTCCCCGTGCTTACCTCGCGGAATCCGCCGCAACCGATCCGGCGGCAGGACCTGGAGGCGGCCTTCGGCGGCCTTGCGCGCGTGGTGCAGGGGTTCGAGCACCGCGATGAGCAGCTCGCCATGGCCGAGGCGGTCCGCGAAACATTCGTGGAGGGCGGACACCTCCTCGTGGAGGCCGGGACAGGCGTCGGGAAGTCCCTCGCCTACCTCGTGCCAGCCGCGCTGGATGCCATCCGGAACGGCCGCCGGGTCGTGGTCAGTACCAACACCATTGCGCTCCAGGAGCAGCTCATCCAGAAGGACATCCCCGTGCTCCGCCGGGCGCTGGCTGCAGCAGGCTTCATCAATGCACCAGAGGACCTCCGGGTCGCTCTCCTGAAGGGACGCGGGAACTACCTGTGCTACGCCCGCTGGGCGGCAAGTTACGTGGCCGGCACGCGCGACCCGGACGTCGCCCGGCTCAGCGCCAGCATCCTCCTCTGGCTGGAACAGACGGAAACGGGCGACCGGTCTGAACTCCGGCTCGGTCCTGAGGAGTCGGCCGCCTGGGCTCGCCTCTCCGCATCCGAGGCTGATTGCCTTTCACGCCAGCATCGCCACGTCCGCGAAGGCAACTGCTTCCTCTGGCGGGCACGAAAGCTCGCGGAATCGGCGCACTTGGTTATCGTCAACCACGCGCTGCTGCTCGCCGACCTCGCATCGGAAGGCAGCGCGATTCCCGAATTCGACCACCTGGTTGTTGATGAGGCGCACAACCTCGAGGACGTCGCGACCCAGCAGTTCGGCGGAACGCTCACGCTTCGGAAATTGACCGAGTCCCTCGACGCTATCCATCGGCCCGGCACTCGCGACCACCGGGAGGGCGGCGCCGTCATGCTCCTGCGCTCTTTCGATGGCGAGCCGTACGCATCCTCTGCCAGGGCGCTGGCCGGGCTCGTCGCTGCGGCCCGCGAGGCAGCCCGCCCGTTTTTCCGGGCGGTGGGAGCCCTCCCTGCCCGTGACGGCGACGGCGACCGCCTTCTGCTGACACCCCTCGTCAGGCGCGAGCCCGCCTGGGAAGAGGCCGAAGAGCGCTGGCAGGCGCTCCATGCCCAGCTCGAGCGCATCGAACGCGCCGGCGAAGAGGCTGCGAAGCTGCTTGCCAAGGCGCCGGTTGAACTGTCCGACGAGCTCGCCGCCGAGTTCCGGGCAGCCTTCCGGAAGATCGGCGATGTTCGCGCGCTCGGTGAGGTGCTCGTCAACCCGGCCGGCCCGGAGACGATCACCTGGGCCGCCCGTGAGCCCGAAGGGATCGGCTCGCTTCATATGGCGCCTCTGGATGTCGGACCGCTCCTCCGCGAACAGCTTTTCGAACCCCGCCGCGTCGTGGTCGCAACCAGCGCAACCCTGAGCGCCAATCACGACATGTCGTTCGCGGCCGGCCGCCTCGGCCTTGACTCGCCGCGCATGCTCGAACTCGGGTCCCCGTTCGACTACGAGCGCGCCGCCCTGCTCGCTGCAGTCGACGACCTTCCCGAGCCGAACCATCCTGACTTCCCCGGCAGGCTCGCCCGCGCGATCGGGACGCTCGCCCTCGCCTCCCGCGGCCGCGCGATTGCGCTCTTCACCTCAAATGTGCTCCTGCGGCATGTCTCCGGGCTCGTCCGCCCGATGCTCGAGCCGTCCGGCATCGTGGTCCTCGCCCAGGGCATCGATGGCACCCCCAGGTGGATTACCGAACAGCTCCGCGAAAATCCCGAAACCCTCGTCCTCGGAAGCGCCAGCTTCTGGGAGGGTGTCGATATCCGCGGCGATGCGCTCTCGCTTGTGATGATCACCCGCCTGCCCTTCGATGTGCCGACCGACCCCGTCGGCCGCGCCCGCGCCGAGCAGTACGACGACCCGTTCAACCAGTACCAGGTCCCGGCGGCCATCCTCCGTTTCCGCCAGGGGTTCGGCCGGCTCATCCGCGACCGGCGCGACCGCGGCGTTGTCGCAGTATTCGACCGCCGTCTCTGGGAGAAGCGGTACGGGCGCCAGTTTATCGATTCGCTCCCGCGGTGCACCCGCTTCCGTGGCTCGACCGATGAAGTCGCCTCCGCCATTGAGGAGTGGCTCTCACGTGGCTGAGCTTGCACAGCAGCTTGCCATCCGAGGTGAACGGGTTGCACTCGAGCCGGCCGGTCTCGGCAGCCTGGCAATTGTCCGGCTGCAGGATGGTTGCCGTGTCGGCCGCCTGGACGTGCTGCCTGGCGGACCGGGCGAACTGATCGCCTGGGAGCTTTGTATCGACGAAGCGGAGCGCGGCTATGGCGCCGGCTCGGAGGCAGCCCGGCTCTTTGCCCTCGCCGCCGGGCAGGCGGGCTGGACCCGTCTCCGGGCGCGCGCGCACCCGCGGTTCGGACTCTCCGTCTACTTCTGGATGCGAATGGGCTTCCGGCCCCTCCATGGTGAGGGGCCGGAAGGGGGAATCTGGTTCGTCCGCCAGCTGGCAGGAGGACCAGCTTAGGCGTTCGTCCAGGCTGCCATTTTCGCCCGGAGGCCACGGTCGAGTTCGTCGAGGAACTCTTCGGTGGTGAGCCACGGTGTGTCCGGCGAGATGAGCATGGCGAGGTCTTTCGTCATCTTGCCGCTCTCGACCGTCTCGACGCAGACTCGTTCGAGCGTCTCCGCGAACCGCGCGACCTCTGGCGTGCCGTCCAGCTTCGCCCGGAAGGCAAGGCCGCGGGTCCATGCAAAGATCGACGCAATGGGGTTGGTCGAGGTTTTCTCACCCCGCTGATAGGCCCGGTAATGCCGGGTCACCGTCCCGTGGGCGGCTTCCGCCTCGCAGGTCTTTCCGTCCGGCGTGAGCAGCACCGACGTCATCAGTCCGAGTGACCCGAACCCCTGGGCCACGGTGTCGGACTGGACGTCACCGTCGTAGTTCTTGCACGCCCACACGTAGCCGCCCTCCCATTTCAGCGCTGAGGCGACCATATCGTCGATTAGCCGGTGCTCGTAGGTCAGACCGCGCGCCTTGAACTTTTCCGCAAACTCGGTGTCGAACACCTCCTGGAAGATGTCCTTGAAGCGGCCGTCGTATGCCTTCAGGATCGTGTTCTTCGTAGAAAGGTAGACCGGGTAGTTTCGCTCCAGGCCGTAGCGGAACGAGGCGCGGGCGAAGTCGCGAATCGAGTCATCAAAGTTGTACATGCCCATCGCCACGCCTGGGCCGTCGAACGTTGCGACCTCGAACTGCATCGGTTCGCCGCCGTCCGCCGGCGTCCAGCTGATCGTGACCGTACCCGGCCCTGGCACCCGGAAATCGGTCGCGCGGTACTGGTCGCCATGCGCGTGGCGCCCGATCACAATCGGTTTCGTCCAACCCGGTACGAGCCGCGGGATATTCCGGCAGATGATCGGCTCACGGAAGACCACACCGCCGAGGATGTTGCGGATCGTCCCGTTCGGAGACTTCCACATCTGCTTCAGGTTGAACTCTTTGACCCGTGCTTCGTCCGGCGTGATCGTGGCGCACTTCACCCCGACGCCGTACTTCTTGATGGCGTACGCAGCTTCGACGGTGACCTGGTCGTTGGTCGCGTCCCGGTTCTCGATGCCGAGGTCGTAGTACTCGAGCTTGATGTCGAGGTACGGCAGGATGAGCTTTTCTTTAATGAAGCGCCAGATGATGCGCGTCATCTCGTCGCCGTCGAGCTCGACGACCGGACTGAGGACTTTGATCTTCTCCATGGTGCTGCTCCCGGGTTAGCTGGCGGGCTGGGCCGCGATCTGGCGCAGGACGTACGGCAGGATGCCGTCGTGCCGGTAGTAGTCGAGCTCCACCGGCGTATCGATTCGGCACACGACCTTAAAGGTCCGTTCGCTGCCGTCGTCCCCGCGGGCAACGACATCGAGCAGCGCGCGCGGCGCAAGCCCCTGCGCGATGCCGCGGATGGTGTACACCTCGGTTCCGCTCAGACCAAGCGTCTCCCGGTTCTCCCCGGGCAGGAACTGAAGCGGAAGGACGCCCATGCCGACCAGGTTGCTTCGGTGGATGCGTTCGTACGATTCGGCGATGACGGCTCGAACCCCGAGTAGCTTCACGCCTTTCGCCGCCCAGTCGCGGGAAGAGCCGGCCCCGTACTCCTTCCCTGCGAGCACGATGAGCGGCACCCCCTCCGCCCGGTATTTCAACGACGCATCGAAGATGGTCATCTCCTCGCCGTCCGGCAGATGGCGGGTCACGCCACCTTCACTGCCGGGAACGAGCAGGTTGCGCAGGCGGATGTTCGCGAAGGTGCCGCGCACCATCACCTCGTCGTGGCCCCGGCGCGCGCCGTACTGGTTGAAGTCCTCCCTGGCCACGCCCATCTCCCGGAGCCAGACCCCCGCCGGACTGTTCGGGCTGATGTTGCCGGCCGGCGAGATGTGGTCCGTCGTGACCGAGTCGCCCACCATAACCAGCACGCGGGCGCCTTCGATGTCGGTCAGCGGCGTCGGCTCGAGCGACAGGTTGTCGAAGTAGGGCGCCCGCTTGATGTACGTCGACTTCGGGTCCCACGCGAAGAGGTCGCCCGAGGGCGTCGGAAGATTTCGCCACCGCTCATCGCCTTTGAATACATCGGCGTACTTCCTGCGGAACATCTCGGAGCGGACCGATGTGCGAATCGCCTCCTCGACCTCAGCCTGCGATGGCCAGATATCAGCGAGGAAGACCGGCGTGCCGTCGCTGCCGGTTCCGATAGGCTCGGTGGCGAAGTCGATATCTATCCGCCCCGCCAGCGCATACGCGACCACCAGCGGCGGCGAAGCGAGGTAGTTCGCCCGCGTGTCCGGGTTGACGCGTCCTTCGAAGTTCCGGTTCCCCGAGAGAACCGCCACGGCCACAAGGTCGTTCTCCCGGATCGCGTCGCTGATACGCGGGTCGAGCGGACCGGAGTTGCCGATGCAGGTCGTGCACCCGTAGCCGACAAGTTGGAAGCCGAGCCGGTCGAGGTAGGGCGTGAGCCCGGCCTCAGCGAGGTACTCGGTGACCACCTGGGAACCCGGCGCCAGGCTCGTCTTCACCCAGGGAGGGGTCGAAAGCCCGCGTTCGACCGCCTTTCGTGCGAGCAGCCCCGCGCCAAGCATCACCTCGGGATTGGAGGTGTTTGTGCAGCTCGTAATCGCTGCGATGACCACTGACCCGTGCCGGAGCTCGAATGACGTCCCGTTCCCGACCACCGCCGTGGCGGCCCGCTTCTCGGGCGGGACCATTGCCGAGAGGTTCTTCTCCCAGTCGGCTTTCGCGAGCCGCAGGGGAACGCGGTCCTGCGGCCGTCGCGGCCCGGCGATCGACGGCTCGACATCGCCGAGGTCCAGCTCGAGCGTCTCCGAAAATACCGGGTCTGGGGTCTCATCGGTCCTGAAGAGCCCCTGGGCCTTGCAGTACGCCTCCACCAGCTGAACGAGATGCTCGTCCCGGCCGGTGAAGCGAAGGTAGGCCAGCGTCTCCTCGTCAACGGGGAAGAAGCCCATGGTGGCGCCGTACTCAGGCGCCATGTTGGCGATGGTGGCCCGGGCCGCGAGCGGCAGGCCCGTCAGGCCGGTCCCGTAGAACTCCACGAACTTCCCGACAACACCCCGCTCGCGCAGCATCTGCGTCACCCGGAGGACGAGGTCGGTGCCCGTTGCCCCCTCGCGGAGGCGGCCCGTCAGCCGGAAGCCGACCACCTCGGGGATTAGCATCGCTACCGGCTGGCCCAGCATCGCCGCCTCGGCCTCGATGCCGCCGACGCCCCAGCCGAGCACCCCCAGGCCGTTCACCATCGTCGTGTGCGAGTCCGTGCCGACGAGGGTATCGGGGTACGCCTGCAGCTCTCCGTCAACCTCGTTCTGGAAGACGACCGAGGCGAGGTATTCCAGGTTCACCTGGTGCACAATGCCGGTCCCCGGGGGCACCACGCGGAAGTTCCGGAACGCCTGCTGACCCCAGCGCAGGAACTGGTAGCGTTCCCGGTTCCGCTCGAATTCGAGCTCGACGTTCTTTTCGAACGCATCGGGGCGGCCGTAGTAGTCGACCTGGACTGAGTGATCGATGACGAGGTCGACCCGCTGCAGCGGGTTGATGCGCGCGGGATCGCCGCCGAGTGCGACTATCGCGTCGCGCATCGAGGCGAGGTCGACCACCACCGGGACCCCGGTGAAATCCTGGAGCAGGACGCGGGCCGGCGTGAAGGCGATCTCGCGGTCGGCACCGGAATTCGGCTGCCAGCCGGCAAGTGCGGCGATGTCCTCGGCGGTGACCGCGCGCCCGTCCTCCAGCCGGAGCAGGTTTTCGAGCAGGATCTTCAGAGAGAACGGGAGTCGGTCGACGCCGGGAAATCCCCGGTCGCGCAGGGCGTCGAGCGCGAAGATGGTGTAGCTCGTGCCGCCGACTTCAAGGCGGCGTTTTGCACCAAACGAATCAGGGTGAGCCACTGTGACCTCCAGGGTGAGTCGCGGCGAATTGAGGACGGAATCGGCCGGCAGGTTGAGCGGCCGGCGGGCTGCGAATCACCGGGTATTGCGTGGCGGACCGGTGCCCATGTCCCAAGCCTCCTTCCACGTTGCGTGTGGCGGTACTTGGGCCCTTTCCCGCGCTGCCTCCGCGGGGGGCCATCCGGCCGGAGTCCGCGACTTCTCCCCAGGAGGAGACCGTTGGGCCCGGAGCGGCACTGAACGAGATGGCCAATCGCAAGTATACGCCCGGAGCAGCGTTCCGGCCGAATTGCCGGTCCTCGCGGGCTGCTGGCGGCTCGCGCTAATGACACGCTCCGCCTGAACCTGTTACCCTCCAAGCGGTAACCAGGTTCCATCGGCCTCACGGAGAGGTCATTCTCGCCAGTCCCGGAAACGCTCGATGACCGCAGGTTCCACCACATCTTGGAGGGTCATCGAGTGTCGTTTGCCGACAAGTCGCTCGCCTGCATCGATTGCGGAGCGTCCTTCACCTTTACTGCTGGCGAGCAGGAGTTCCACGCATCCAAGGGGTTCACGCAGGAACCGCGGCGCTGCCCGTCCTGCCGTCGAGCCCGCAAGGCCCAGCAGGGCGGAAGCTCAGCTGCTGCCGACTCCCGGCCGCCGCGTCAGCTCTACGACGCCGTCTGCGCCTCCTGCGGCAAGGTCGCGAAGGTCCCCTTCGAGCCGACCACCGGGCGTCCCGTCTATTGCAGCGACTGCTTCCAGCCCCAGCCCCGCGGCCTCGCATCTTCCGGGGGCCGCAGTGCTCCCCGGGAGCCTCGCTCGAGCGGCTTCGGGAGCTGGGGCGATTTCGAGCCGATGGACCGTGGCGGCGGCCGCGGTGGACGCGGCTGGAACGACCGCAAAGGCGGCAAGGGCCGTCGCTGGTAGCCCGCCCGGCCAGCTCCGGCCAGGCGCTGCTGCTATCATGCCCGGCGGAGGGCCCGTAGCTCAGCGGTGAGAGCAGTCGGCTCATAACCGATCGGTCCCGGGTTCGAATCCTGGCGGGCCCACCACTCGACGTTTCGCTGCGGTCAGGAGCGAAATGCCGCCCGGCGCGCGAAACTGTGCCGGCCCGGACACGCGTCACGAGCAAAATCCTTCGGGAGACGCTAACCTTTCCGCGGAAGCACCGCGGCCCCGGCCGCCGTGAGAAGGAGACAGCACCGATGCCTATCAGCCGCCCCATTGAACCGCTCGTCGCCACCGATGATGAACTGCGCGCCGCCCTCGAGGACGCCTTCCTCCCGGCGCTGCTGCCTGCCCTTGCACAGGCTACCGGTGACTTTTCCATCCTGCGTGAATCCCTCCGGCCGCCGGGCGTTGCACCGGGAGTCCAGCAGGGCGGCATGACGCCCGCCCAGCAGGCCGAGGCGAAGGAGGTCGCCTTCGAAGCGCTCAAGCGGCTCCGGGACGGCCAGGTCTCCGGCGAGGTCCCGGTCGAGGAGGCGCTGCTCCGGATTACGGCGTGGATGACCGGCTCTCCGGTTTCCGAGGACTACGTCCCGCTCCTGCTCGAAGAACTCGCGCCCGAGGGCCAGGACCCCCGCGCTCCCGCCTGGCGGAAGGACCCCTCGGTTCCGTTCAGCGTCATCATCATCGGTGCAGGGATGTCCGGCATCCTCGCCGGCATCCGTCTCAAGCAGGCGGGCATCCCCTTCACCATCCTCGAAAAGAACCACGACATCGGCGGCACCTGGCTGGAGAACACCTACCCGGGCGCGCGTGTCGACGTTTCGAACGCGTTTTACAGCTACAGCTTCGCCCAGAAGAACGACTGGCCGACCCACTACTCCACGCAGCCCGTGCTCCTCGAGTACTTCCAGGAATGCGCCCGCGAGTTTGGCGTTCGCGAGCACGTCCAGTTCAACACCGAGGTCACCCTCCTGCAGTGGGACGAGGACCGCGCCGAGTGGGTCGTCCATGTCCGCCGGGCTGATGGCACCGAAGAAGAGCTCCGCGCCAACGCGGTCATCAGCGCCGTCGGCCAGCTGAATCGCCCCAAGATACCCGATATCCCGGGCCTCGAGCGGTTCCGCGGTCCACAGTTCCACTCTGCCCGCTGGGACCACTCCGTCGACCTCGCCGGCAAGCGGGTCGCCGTCATCGGGACCGGGGCGAGCGCCGCCCAGTTCATCCCAGAAGTGGCAAAGGTCGCCGGCGAAGTCACGATCTTCCAGCGAACGCCCAACTGGTACGTGCCGGTGCCGCACTATCACGATGAGGTCCCGGCTGGCCTCCGGTGGCTCTTCACGCACGTGCCCCATTACGCCCACTGGTACCGGTTCTGGCTGTTCTGGAACACCACCGACGGCCTCCTCGCTGCCGCAAAGGTCGACCCTAACTGGCCCGACAAGTCCCGCTCGGTCGGCCCTGAGAACGAGAATCTCCGCCAGCTGCTGACCGCCTACCTGCAGATGCAGTTCGCGGACCGGCCCGACCTGCTGCCCAAGGTGATGCCGGACTACCCGCCCGCCGCCAAGCGCCTGATCCTGGATAACGGCATCTGGGCGG from Tepidiforma thermophila encodes the following:
- the acnA gene encoding aconitate hydratase AcnA; protein product: MAHPDSFGAKRRLEVGGTSYTIFALDALRDRGFPGVDRLPFSLKILLENLLRLEDGRAVTAEDIAALAGWQPNSGADREIAFTPARVLLQDFTGVPVVVDLASMRDAIVALGGDPARINPLQRVDLVIDHSVQVDYYGRPDAFEKNVELEFERNRERYQFLRWGQQAFRNFRVVPPGTGIVHQVNLEYLASVVFQNEVDGELQAYPDTLVGTDSHTTMVNGLGVLGWGVGGIEAEAAMLGQPVAMLIPEVVGFRLTGRLREGATGTDLVLRVTQMLRERGVVGKFVEFYGTGLTGLPLAARATIANMAPEYGATMGFFPVDEETLAYLRFTGRDEHLVQLVEAYCKAQGLFRTDETPDPVFSETLELDLGDVEPSIAGPRRPQDRVPLRLAKADWEKNLSAMVPPEKRAATAVVGNGTSFELRHGSVVIAAITSCTNTSNPEVMLGAGLLARKAVERGLSTPPWVKTSLAPGSQVVTEYLAEAGLTPYLDRLGFQLVGYGCTTCIGNSGPLDPRISDAIRENDLVAVAVLSGNRNFEGRVNPDTRANYLASPPLVVAYALAGRIDIDFATEPIGTGSDGTPVFLADIWPSQAEVEEAIRTSVRSEMFRRKYADVFKGDERWRNLPTPSGDLFAWDPKSTYIKRAPYFDNLSLEPTPLTDIEGARVLVMVGDSVTTDHISPAGNISPNSPAGVWLREMGVAREDFNQYGARRGHDEVMVRGTFANIRLRNLLVPGSEGGVTRHLPDGEEMTIFDASLKYRAEGVPLIVLAGKEYGAGSSRDWAAKGVKLLGVRAVIAESYERIHRSNLVGMGVLPLQFLPGENRETLGLSGTEVYTIRGIAQGLAPRALLDVVARGDDGSERTFKVVCRIDTPVELDYYRHDGILPYVLRQIAAQPAS
- a CDS encoding flavin-containing monooxygenase, encoding MPISRPIEPLVATDDELRAALEDAFLPALLPALAQATGDFSILRESLRPPGVAPGVQQGGMTPAQQAEAKEVAFEALKRLRDGQVSGEVPVEEALLRITAWMTGSPVSEDYVPLLLEELAPEGQDPRAPAWRKDPSVPFSVIIIGAGMSGILAGIRLKQAGIPFTILEKNHDIGGTWLENTYPGARVDVSNAFYSYSFAQKNDWPTHYSTQPVLLEYFQECAREFGVREHVQFNTEVTLLQWDEDRAEWVVHVRRADGTEEELRANAVISAVGQLNRPKIPDIPGLERFRGPQFHSARWDHSVDLAGKRVAVIGTGASAAQFIPEVAKVAGEVTIFQRTPNWYVPVPHYHDEVPAGLRWLFTHVPHYAHWYRFWLFWNTTDGLLAAAKVDPNWPDKSRSVGPENENLRQLLTAYLQMQFADRPDLLPKVMPDYPPAAKRLILDNGIWAATLKRPNVRLITDKIREVTEAGVVTADGTLYEADVLIYGTGFQASKFLTPMRVLGRGGKDLHREWDGDARAYLGITVPGFPNFFMLYGPNTNIVVNGSIIYFSECEVQYVMGCLKMLFDRGERALDVRKDVHDAYNERIDRGNLERVWGVATVNSWYRNEKGRSAQNWPFNLIEYWQQTREPNPDDYEFIRQPALAGGD